GAACATTTATGCTTGTGAACCAGCAAACCAAACCTACAAACTTAACCCAAAAGAGCAAGACTACCAAAAGTCGGGGCTTGGAAGCCAAGTCTCGCCACAAGGTGAGCATTTATGCCAATGTTGTTAACTTAAGCCCAACGAAGTTCATTAACTTAATGGTATTGAGTTAGATCTGAATACAGAATAGTTGCCTATTGCTTTAGTTTAGCCTTGGCTTCTTCCACTTTTGAAAAATCCAAACCTAACTCTTCCACCGCTTCTTTAACTAAGTTAGGTTGGCTCATAACCAACATCATTAACGGTTGCAGTTTTTCTTGAGCAATACCCAAACTTTGTACCACAGCCATCGCTGCCAGTGGGTTTGCGGTTAAAGTTTGAAATAACTCAGCAACTTTCTCATCACTGATATTTTCTTCTTTTAGTAGTTTAATAATTGGATTCATCAATACTCTCCCATCGCTTTACTAACATCACAAAGCGCATTCAAAATATCAGGCAATTTTACTCTAAAATTCAGTTCAGGTGCCAGCTTAGCTACAAATAACTGTGCCTTATCAACAAGCCCATACCAACTAGCACATTCCAGCATACATTGTTTCCATTGGTAAACAGTGAGTTAACAAGTCAACTGAACTTTGCATTGCTATAGTGCCAGCATCACTTATTCAATCGACTAACAAGCAATGAAACTGTACAAGTGGCTAACCTGTTTATCTTTAATTCTATGTAGTGTGTTATCTAACGCCGAGCAGAATCAACAGCCATTACCGGCACAATATATAAGTGCGCTCAGTCAGTTGTTTGTATTTTTTGAACCGGCATATCATGAGATGATCCGCTTTTTAACCAGTTCAAAGTAAAGCAATTACCAAGTTAATAATTAAAAAGGCCGTGCTAATTAGCACGGCCATAACTAGAACTTCGACACAAAAGTTATG
This genomic window from Saccharobesus litoralis contains:
- a CDS encoding DUF2999 family protein; this translates as MNPIIKLLKEENISDEKVAELFQTLTANPLAAMAVVQSLGIAQEKLQPLMMLVMSQPNLVKEAVEELGLDFSKVEEAKAKLKQ